The Haloplanus sp. CK5-1 genome contains a region encoding:
- a CDS encoding NADPH:quinone reductase → MRAVRYHDHGGADVLRVDEIDRPDPADDEVVIEVAAAGINPVDTYFREGAYEPFTLPMIPGVDAAGEVVAAGADAADAGFAAGDAVVTTGLSKDHYGGCAEYVAVPTDRAAVLPDGVDPVAAGGAGVAAVTAWRALIDHGDLEPAQTALIHGGSGGVGHAAVQIAAATGARVVTTAAPEYHDRLESLGADAALDYARDDLRDAVATASGGDGPDVILDHRLDDYLQFDADVAAQDARIVGIGENDPEIGFSNDGVARGKELTYQFMSMFNTPTLARPLERVAHLLGEGDLTIEVARTYDLDEVADAHRDVMADSFLGKLVVTL, encoded by the coding sequence ATGCGCGCCGTCCGATACCACGACCACGGCGGAGCCGACGTACTGCGAGTCGACGAGATCGATCGCCCGGACCCGGCCGACGACGAGGTGGTGATCGAGGTGGCCGCCGCGGGGATCAACCCCGTCGACACCTACTTCCGGGAGGGTGCGTACGAACCCTTCACCCTCCCGATGATCCCCGGTGTCGACGCCGCGGGCGAGGTGGTCGCGGCCGGCGCCGACGCCGCGGACGCGGGGTTCGCTGCCGGCGACGCCGTCGTCACCACCGGCCTGAGCAAGGACCACTACGGCGGGTGTGCCGAGTACGTCGCCGTGCCGACCGACCGCGCCGCCGTCCTCCCGGACGGTGTCGACCCCGTCGCGGCCGGCGGCGCGGGTGTCGCGGCCGTGACGGCGTGGCGCGCGCTGATCGACCACGGCGACCTCGAACCCGCACAGACGGCGCTGATCCACGGCGGAAGCGGTGGCGTCGGCCACGCCGCCGTCCAGATCGCCGCCGCGACCGGTGCGCGCGTCGTGACCACCGCCGCCCCCGAGTACCACGACCGCCTCGAATCGCTCGGGGCCGACGCCGCCCTCGACTACGCGCGCGACGACCTCCGGGACGCCGTCGCGACGGCGAGTGGGGGCGACGGCCCGGACGTGATCCTCGACCACCGCCTCGACGACTACCTCCAGTTCGACGCCGACGTAGCCGCCCAGGACGCCCGGATCGTCGGCATCGGCGAGAACGACCCCGAAATCGGCTTCTCGAACGACGGCGTCGCGCGCGGGAAGGAACTCACCTACCAGTTCATGAGCATGTTCAACACGCCGACGCTCGCCCGTCCGCTCGAACGGGTCGCCCACCTGCTCGGCGAGGGCGACCTCACGATCGAGGTGGCCCGGACGTACGACCTCGACGAGGTGGCCGACGCCCACCGCGACGTGATGGCAGACAGCTTCCTCGGCAAACTCGTCGTGACGCTCTGA
- the sucD gene encoding succinate--CoA ligase subunit alpha has product MSVLVDDDTRVVVQGITGGEGKFHAEQMIEYGTNVVAGAVPGKGGQEVAGVPVYDTVHEAVRREDADASVVFVPPAFAGDALFEALDTSLDLVVAITEGIPTQDMARVNRRLSETDTHLVGPNCPGVITPGAAKLGILPGNIFSAGNVGLVSRSGTLTYQVVDNLSNRGIGQTTAIGIGGDPIIGTSFVDALELFEADEETEAVAMCGEIGGEDEEQAAKYIAREMDTPVAAFIAGRTAPPGKRMGHAGAIVSGSGTGTAESKINALNDAGVPVGATLEEVADHIEGFL; this is encoded by the coding sequence ATGAGCGTATTAGTCGACGACGACACCCGCGTCGTCGTCCAAGGCATCACGGGCGGGGAGGGGAAGTTCCACGCCGAGCAGATGATCGAGTACGGGACGAACGTCGTCGCCGGCGCGGTCCCCGGCAAGGGCGGGCAGGAGGTCGCCGGCGTCCCCGTCTACGACACGGTCCACGAGGCGGTCCGCCGGGAGGACGCCGACGCCTCCGTCGTCTTCGTCCCGCCGGCCTTCGCCGGGGACGCGCTGTTCGAGGCGCTCGACACCTCGCTCGATCTGGTCGTCGCCATCACCGAGGGCATCCCGACCCAGGACATGGCGAGGGTGAACCGCCGCCTCTCGGAGACGGACACGCACCTCGTCGGCCCGAACTGTCCCGGCGTCATCACGCCGGGCGCGGCGAAACTCGGTATCCTGCCGGGCAACATCTTCTCGGCCGGCAACGTGGGGCTGGTCTCCCGGTCGGGGACGCTCACCTACCAGGTGGTCGACAACCTCTCCAACCGTGGCATCGGCCAGACGACCGCCATCGGCATCGGCGGCGACCCGATCATCGGCACCTCCTTCGTCGACGCCCTCGAACTGTTCGAGGCCGACGAGGAGACCGAAGCGGTCGCGATGTGTGGCGAGATCGGCGGCGAGGACGAGGAACAGGCCGCGAAGTACATCGCACGCGAGATGGACACGCCAGTCGCCGCGTTCATCGCCGGGAGGACGGCACCGCCCGGCAAGCGCATGGGCCACGCCGGAGCCATCGTCTCCGGGAGCGGCACGGGGACCGCCGAGAGCAAGATCAACGCGCTCAACGACGCCGGCGTCCCCGTCGGCGCCACCTTAGAAGAGGTCGCGGACCACATCGAAGGGTTCCTGTAG
- a CDS encoding helix-turn-helix transcriptional regulator, whose product MESALSEIEFLALSANRVAVLRRLVDGRHTRGDLAMATGASQATLGRILRDFEDRSWIERVDGGYTATATGELVADGFLDLLEIMETEVELRSVVRYLPTDAIDFDLRRFDDATITVPSGTKPNAPVSRVLDLLRDADEIRAFSHAFNEGSLTVVEERVTDGESTFEGVFSRRALDAVADDAGLRRRLDSLLDAPGTNVRVREAEIPVAVTVADDVVHMLLRDEDGVLRASIDSDDPIVRAWAHDTFDRYWNAASPVDEDELVH is encoded by the coding sequence ATGGAGTCCGCACTGTCGGAGATCGAGTTCCTCGCGCTCTCGGCGAACCGGGTGGCAGTACTCCGGCGTCTCGTCGACGGACGACACACCCGGGGGGACCTCGCGATGGCCACCGGTGCCTCGCAGGCGACTCTCGGGCGCATCCTCCGGGACTTCGAGGACCGGTCGTGGATCGAACGCGTCGACGGCGGATACACCGCCACGGCCACGGGGGAACTCGTCGCCGACGGCTTCCTCGACTTGCTGGAGATCATGGAGACCGAGGTGGAACTTCGGAGCGTGGTTCGCTACCTCCCCACCGACGCCATCGACTTCGACTTGCGTCGCTTCGACGACGCCACCATCACCGTTCCGAGCGGAACGAAACCCAACGCCCCCGTGAGTCGGGTCCTCGACCTCCTCCGGGACGCCGACGAGATCCGGGCGTTCTCCCACGCGTTCAACGAGGGGAGCCTCACGGTCGTGGAGGAACGGGTGACCGACGGCGAGTCGACGTTCGAGGGCGTGTTCTCTCGGCGCGCCCTCGACGCGGTGGCCGACGACGCCGGCCTGCGGCGGCGTCTCGACTCCCTCCTCGACGCGCCGGGCACGAACGTTCGGGTGCGGGAGGCGGAGATTCCGGTGGCCGTGACCGTCGCCGACGACGTGGTCCACATGCTGTTGCGGGACGAGGACGGGGTTCTGCGAGCGTCCATCGACAGCGACGACCCGATCGTCCGCGCGTGGGCACACGACACGTTCGACCGGTACTGGAACGCCGCGTCCCCCGTCGACGAGGACGAACTCGTTCACTGA
- a CDS encoding class I SAM-dependent methyltransferase, with protein sequence MADPFGRAILDHHRGERTAPLWQLDGDDRREHPIERFYFDERDAGGEWTVWFESSFDGPHLDMGAGAGRDALYYQRRFETVAIEVSEHLVTVMNERGVADARRADMFDLQATFGANRFRSAQAFGTQTTLAFDDARLRRFLDDLAVVTTSEGTAVLDAYDPEGDGATDLLGFRGTPESGVAYRVFHFEYEGEVGETLLFRLLSPDRFRTVCRETPWTVREIEYATDYHYNVVLDKF encoded by the coding sequence ATGGCCGATCCGTTCGGGCGAGCGATCCTCGACCATCACCGCGGCGAGCGGACCGCTCCACTCTGGCAACTCGACGGCGACGACCGGAGAGAACACCCTATCGAGCGGTTCTACTTCGACGAGCGCGACGCCGGCGGTGAGTGGACCGTGTGGTTCGAATCGTCGTTCGACGGTCCACACCTGGATATGGGTGCCGGTGCGGGTCGGGACGCGCTGTACTACCAGCGACGGTTCGAAACCGTGGCAATCGAGGTCAGCGAGCACCTCGTGACGGTGATGAACGAACGGGGTGTCGCCGACGCTCGCCGAGCGGATATGTTCGACCTGCAAGCGACGTTCGGTGCGAACCGGTTCCGATCGGCACAGGCGTTCGGTACGCAGACGACACTCGCGTTCGACGACGCCCGACTGCGGCGGTTCCTCGACGACCTCGCGGTCGTCACGACCTCCGAGGGCACCGCCGTCTTGGACGCGTACGACCCCGAAGGCGACGGAGCCACGGATCTGCTCGGGTTCCGCGGGACGCCCGAGTCGGGGGTCGCCTACCGCGTCTTCCACTTCGAGTACGAGGGCGAGGTCGGCGAGACGTTGCTGTTTCGGCTGCTTTCCCCCGACCGATTCCGAACGGTCTGTCGGGAGACCCCTTGGACGGTCCGCGAGATCGAATACGCGACCGACTACCACTACAACGTCGTCCTCGACAAGTTCTAA
- the sucC gene encoding ADP-forming succinate--CoA ligase subunit beta produces the protein MRLHEYQAKGVFSDAGIPTPDSRLATSVDEVVDAGDDLGYPVAVKAQVHVGGRGKAGGIEIATNGEELREAAESILGMDLKGYHVDRVLVEAAVDFVDELYLGVTMDRSEGEPVAMVSSEGGVDIETVAEETPDAIAREHVDPAFGMHPYQARKAVYDAGIDGDVASDVSSVLSTLYDLWADSDASEAEINPLMVTDGGEVVAADAVMNVDDDALFRQPDLAEMEEESYSDDLERKAGEYGFDYVRLSGNVGIIGNGAGLVMATLDLVDHYGGAPANFLDIGGGAKAERVANALDMVFADDNVDSVVFNIFGGITRGDEVARGINEALSQFDEIPKPVVVRLAGTNASEGMEILDTELVQVERTLEEAVQRAVANAEEVNS, from the coding sequence ATGAGACTCCACGAGTATCAGGCGAAGGGTGTCTTCTCGGACGCCGGGATCCCCACGCCGGACTCACGCCTCGCGACGAGCGTCGACGAGGTGGTCGACGCCGGCGACGACCTGGGTTATCCGGTGGCGGTGAAGGCACAGGTTCACGTCGGCGGCCGCGGCAAGGCCGGCGGGATCGAGATCGCGACGAACGGAGAGGAACTCCGCGAAGCCGCGGAGTCGATCCTCGGGATGGACCTCAAGGGTTACCACGTCGACCGCGTCCTCGTCGAGGCGGCGGTCGACTTCGTCGACGAACTCTACCTCGGGGTGACGATGGACCGGAGCGAGGGCGAACCCGTCGCCATGGTCTCCTCGGAGGGTGGCGTCGACATCGAGACGGTCGCCGAGGAGACGCCGGACGCGATCGCGCGCGAACACGTCGATCCGGCCTTCGGGATGCATCCCTATCAGGCGCGCAAGGCGGTGTACGACGCTGGCATCGACGGCGACGTGGCCAGCGACGTCTCGTCGGTGCTCTCGACGCTGTACGACCTCTGGGCCGACAGCGACGCCAGCGAAGCGGAGATCAACCCGCTGATGGTGACCGACGGGGGCGAGGTGGTCGCCGCCGACGCCGTGATGAACGTCGACGACGACGCACTCTTCCGCCAACCCGACCTCGCGGAGATGGAAGAGGAGTCCTACAGCGACGACCTGGAGCGCAAGGCCGGCGAGTACGGCTTCGACTACGTCCGTCTGTCGGGCAACGTCGGCATCATCGGCAACGGTGCGGGGCTGGTGATGGCGACGCTCGACCTGGTGGACCACTACGGCGGCGCCCCCGCGAACTTCCTCGACATCGGTGGCGGCGCGAAGGCCGAACGCGTGGCCAACGCGCTCGATATGGTGTTCGCCGACGACAACGTCGATTCGGTCGTGTTCAATATCTTCGGCGGTATCACCCGCGGCGACGAGGTGGCCCGCGGTATCAACGAGGCGCTCTCGCAGTTCGACGAGATACCGAAACCCGTCGTCGTCCGTCTCGCGGGCACCAACGCCAGTGAGGGGATGGAGATCCTCGACACCGAACTCGTCCAGGTCGAGCGGACGCTCGAAGAGGCGGTCCAGCGTGCGGTCGCCAACGCCGAGGAGGTCAACTCATGA